In Rhizobium sp. CIAT894, the genomic window CCGCTGATGATCTCGCCGGTGGCGCGCACCTATGCCTGGATCGTCATTCTCGGCCGCACCGGCATCGTCAACCAGGCGATAACGGGCCTGGGCCTCAGCGCCGAGCCGCTGCGGCTGCTGTTTACCGAGACCGCCGTCTTCATCGGCCTCCTGCAGCTCTTCCTGCCGCTGATGATCCTGTCGCTGATCAGCGCGCTCGAAAACATGCCAAAGGATGCGATCCCGGCCGCCCGTGTGCTCGGCGCCAACTGGTTCCAGGTGTTCTGGAAGGTCATCCTGCCACTGACCAGGGAAGGTCTCGTTATCGGCGGCACGCTCGTCTTTACCGGCTCGCTCACCGCCTATATCACCCCCGCCGTCCTCGGCGGCTCCAAGGTGCTGATGCTCGAAACGCTGATGTACCAGCAGGTTTCCGTCGCCAATGATTTCGTCTCGGCGAGCGTCATCGCCTTCATTCTGATCGTCATGAGCTTTGCCGCCAACATCCTGCTAAAACGCCTGGCAACGGCGAGGAGCCGCCGATGACCCTACGGCTGTTTTCGCCTGTTGTGCTCTTGCTGCTGCTGATCTTCCTGATCGGCCCATTCCTGATCATCATTGCGGCTTCGTTATCATCAGGCGATACGCTGGCCTTCCCGCCGCAGGGGCTGTCGCTGCGCTGGGTGATGAAGGTCTTCACCATCGAGAGCTTCCGTGACAGCTTTGCCATGTCGATGTTTCTCGCCGTCTTCGGAACGCTCGCAGCCCTCGTCCTCGGCATCCCGGCCGCCTACGCGCTCTCCCGCTACCGGCTGCCCGCGGCCGAAACTGTCCGCACGATCGTTTCGCTGCCGATCATCGTCCCCGGCATCATCGTCGGCCTGGCGCTGCTGCGTTATCTCGTCGTGCCCTTCGGCTTCGATATCACCCTGGCGCTGTTCTTTTCCCATACGGCCCTGGTGCTGCCCTATGCCGTGCGCGTCGTTTCGGCGAGCCTCGACAATCTGCGCTCGGATATCGAGGAAGCGGCCGTCCTGCTCGGCTCCTCCAGGCTCGGCGCCTTCTTCCGCGTGGTGATACCGAATATCCGCGGCGGCATTCTTGCCGCCTTCATCCTCGGCTTTGTCACCAGCTTCAATCAGGTGCCCGTCTCGCTCTTCCTCTCCGGCCCCGGCGTCCGGACGTTGCCGATCGACATGCTGGGTTACATGGAAACCACCTACGACCCCTCCATTGCGGCGCTCTCCGCCCTTCTCGCCTTCCTGTCGATCGGCATCATCTTCCTCGCCGAACGCTTCCTGGGATTTTCGCGATATGTCTGATGCCTACCTTCAACTCGACAAGCTGACGCTCGCCTATGGCGATACGGTCGCGGTGAGAGACCTCGACCTCGCCATCGGCAAAGGCGAGCTCGTTGCCCTTCTCGGCCCCTCCGGCTGCGGCAAGACGACGACGATGCGTGCGATCGCCGGCCTGCTGACGCCTGCCTCCGGCCGCATCCGGCTCGACGGCGCCGATATCACCCGCATCTCCGCCAACAAACGCGCCATCGGGCTCGTCTTCCAATCCTATGCGCTCTTTCCGCATCTGACAGTCTATGAGAATGTCGCCTTCGGCCTGCGCCTCAAGGGCATCTCGGGCGCCGATCTCGATGCCCGCGTCGGCGCCGGCCTGAAATCCGTCGGGCTCATCACTTTCGCCGGCCGTAAACCCGCCGAACTCTCCGGCGGTCAGCAGCAGCGCGTGGCCCTCGCCCGCTCGATGGTGATGGAACCGAAATTGCTGCTGCTCGACGAGCCGCTCTCCAATCTCGACGCCCGCCTACGCTTGGAAATGCGGGCCGAGCTGCAGCGTGTTCAGAAGGAGACGGGCGTCACCATGATCTTCGTCACCCATGACCAGGTCGAGGCCTTGGCGCTCGCCGACCGCATCGTCGTCATGCTGAACGGCGCCATCGAACAGATCGGCACGCCGGAAGAGATCTACAACAATCCCGCCTCTGCCTTCGTCGCCGACTTCGTCGGCTTCGAGAATGTCTTCGCACTGAAAGACGATAAGCTTGCGACGCCGAACGGCCCGACAGAGCTTTCCGGCCCGGTGCCCGAAGCTGCAGGGCTCGCCTGGCGTCCGCGCATGGTGAAGCTTGGTTCCGGTCCTTTTCAGGGTACGGTGCGAGGCACCTCTTTCGCCGGCAACAGCCGTGAATATCTCCTCGATACACCGCTCGGGCCGATCAAGGCCGAGATCGACGCAGGCCTGCCGCTGCACGAGATCGGCAACGCGATCGCCTTCGACCTGCCGGTTGCCGGCGCAGCAAGCCTCAAACGGTTCGGGTGAAATCATGGGCGTCTGGATCGACACCGATATGGGCTTCGACGACATCGCCGCCATTCTGGTCGTGGTGCAGTCGGAATTCGAAATCGACGGCGTATCGCTGGTCTTCGGCAACGCGCCGCTGCCGCAGGTGAGAAGAAACGCAGCCGGCGCCGCCAGCGCCTTCGGCTGGACCTTCCCCATCCACACTGGCCGCGCCATGCCGGTTCTCGGCAAGCTCGAAACCGCCCAGGCGATCCTCGGCACAACCGGTATCCCGACGTCAGGCAAGGGCCTGCCGGAGGCGCCCACGCTTGCCGAAAGCGATGCTTTTACAGCGCTCTGCCGCTGGCTGGAGCGTGATGGCCAGCACCGCATCCTGGCGCTCGGCCCCCTCACCAATATCGCCGCCGTGGCGCTCGCCCGGCCGGATCTTACCGCCCGCATCAGCGACCTCGTCTGGATGGGCGGCGCTGTCACCTCGGGCAACCACACGGCGTCTGCCGAGTTCAACGCGCTGGCCGATCCCGAGGCGCTGGCGATCGTTATCGCCCATGGGCTGCCACTGCGCATGGTCGATCTCGACCTCTGCCGCAAGGTGCTGGCAAGGCCGGAGGATGCCGAGCCGGTGCGCAATGCCGGCGGTGGCAATGCCGAGCTCATCGGCGACATGTTTTCCGGTTATATAAATATCGCCACCAGCCGCGGCCGCCCAGCCATGGCGATCTACGACCCCTGCGCCGCCATCGCCTTCGTCGCTCCCGATATCGTCGGATTCCGCCCGGCGCGCATCGACGTCGAGCTGCAGGGCGCCTTCACCCGCGGCCGCACCGTCGTCGAGACCCGTGCCACCCACGCGACCTTCAATGCGCACTTCGCCGCCGAGATCGATGCCGATAAGGCACGCGCGATCATTCTCGCCGCCCTGGTCTACGAGGCCCGCAAATGAACGCCACTCCTCGCCAGGAACCCGCCGATCTCTACGATCCTGTTTTGCGCGCACGCGCCGTCGCGGCTGCACGCGGTGACGCTCCCTTCGACGTGCTGATTACCGGCGGCCGGCTGCTGGACGCGGTGACGGGCCTGATCCGGCATGCCGATATCGGTCTCGTCGGCGCGCTGATTGCAAGCGTCCACGCGCCGGCAAGCCGCGCGGATGCAGTCGAGATCATCGATGCGGCAGGCAGCACACTGACGCCCGGCCTGATCGACACGCATATGCATGTCGAAAGTTCGATGGTGACGCCGGCCGAATATGCAAGTGCGGCCCTGCCACGCGGCGTCACCACCATCGTCTGGGATCCGCATGAATTCGGCAATGTCCACGGCCTCGACGGCATGCGCTGGGCGATCGAGGCGGCGCGCGCGCTGCCGCTGCGCACGATCCTGCTCGCCCCTTCCTGCGTACCGTCGGCACCCGGCCTGGAACTTGCCGGCGCCGTTTTCGATGCCGCCGTCGTCGCTGAGATGCTGCGCTCCTCCGTCGTTGGCGGCGTCGCCGAAGTCATGAACATGCGCGGCGTCATCGACGGCGATCCGCGCATGACCAATATCGTCAACGCCGGCCTTGCCTCCGGCAAACTCGTCTGCGGCCATGCCCGCGGCCTCGAAGGCGCCGGTCTCAACGCCTTCATGGCAGCGGGCATCACCTCCGACCACGAACTCACCTCCGGCGCCGATCTCGCCGCCAAACTTGCCGCCGGCCTGACGATCGAGCTGCGCGGCTCTCATGATCATCTGCTGCAGGAATTCGTCGAGGTGCTGAACGGTCTTGGCCACCTGCCCCCGACCGTGACACTCTGCACCGACGACGTCTTTCCCGATGAACTCTGCCAAAGCGGCGGCCTCGATGACGTCATCCGCCGCCTGGTGCGCTACGGCATGAATCCGGAATGGGCGCTGCGTGCCGCGACCTTCAACGCCGCGGAGCGTCTGAAACGCTCCGACCTTGGCCTGATCGCCGCCGGCCGCCGCGCCGACATCGTGTTTTTCGAAGACCTCGAGGAATTCCGGGCGCAGCTGGTCATATCGGGCGGCCGCATCGTCGCCCGCAACGGCAGCATGCAGGTTGACGTCCGGCATCTCGATCCGGCCCCGCTGGAAAATTCGGTGAAGCTCCCGCAACTCGGCGAAAATGATTTCCGCATTGCGTCGAGAGGTGAGCGCGTCCGCGTCGCCACAATCGACTGTCCGCGCTTCACGCAATGGGGCGAGGCGGAAACAGAGGTCAGAGACGGCTTCGTCGTACCGCCGGCGGGCAGCGCGATGATCGCCGTCGCCCATCGCCACGGCAAGGCCGACGGCGCCCCGCGCATCGGCTTTCTCACCGGCTGGGGCGAATGGCGCGGCGCCTTCTGCACCACCGTTTCGCATGACAGCCACAACCTCACTGTCTTCGGTGGCAATACCCGCGACATGGCGCTCGCCGCCAACGCGGTCATATCAGCCGGCGGCGGCATGGCCGTCGCCAAAGACGGAAAGATCGAGGCGCTCCTGCCGCTGCCGCTCTCCGGCCTGGTGACCGCCGCCTCGCTGAAGGACACCGCCCTGAGCTTCGCCAACATCCGCAAGACCATGGAAAAAATCGTCGACTGGAAACCGCCCTACCGCGTCTTCAAGGCCTGCTTCGGCGCAACGCTGGCCTGCAATGCCGGCCCGCACCAGACGGACCGGGGAATTGCCGACGTGGTGACGGGCAAGGTACTGGAAAGCCCGGTGTTGGAGGTTTTGTAGGTCTGGACGCACAGACCATAAAGTGAGGGATTGCCGTGCAGCCCCCTCATCCGACCCTTCGGGCCACCTTCTCCCCGAAGGGTAGAAGGGGGAATCGAGACGTTGCGACAAGTCCCTTCTCCCCAGCGGGGAGAAGGTGCCCGCAGGGCGGATGAGGGGGCCGCAACCGCAGTTCTAGCTACGCCTTCAACTCCCGCTCTACCAACGCTACCCAATAAGCCGCGCCATAACCAAGCGCCTCATCATTGAAATCATAGGCGGTGTTGTGGTGCAGCGCGCCGTCCACCGCCGGCCCGTTGCCGAGCCATACATAACAGCCCGGCGCCTTCTGGGCGAAGAAGGCAAAGTCGTCGCCTGCCGTCGACGGCGGAAAGTTTGTCCGCACTTTTTCACCAAAGACGGTGCCGGCAGCAGTAAGCGCCCGGGCGGTCGCATCCCCATCATTGACGACGGGCGGAATGCGCCGCTCGAAACGATAATCGGCCGATATGCCGTACATGGCAGCCGTTCCGCTAGCCAACCGGCCGATCTCGCGCTCCAGCTGATCGCGCACATCGGGCGAATAGGCCCGCGCCGTCCCGCCGATCTCCACGATATCGGGAATGACATTTAAAGCCTTCGGATCACCCGCCTGCAGGAAACAGGCGCTGACGACGGCCGGCTGCAGCGGATCGACCACGCGACCGACGATCGTCTGCAGCGATGCCAGGAAGGTGCCTGCCGCCGTGATCGGATCGCGGCCGAGATGCGGCTTGGCGCCGTGCGTGCCGATACCGCGAAAGGTAATGCGCCAGCTATCGGAAGACGCAAGCTGCGGCCCTTCGACGACGGCAATCTCGTCGACCGCAAGCCCCGGCATATTGTGCAGGCCATAAACGGCATCGCAGGGGAAAAGCGTAAACAGCCCCTCCTCCACCATGCGCTTCGCCCCGCCGCGCCCCTCTTCGGCCGGCTGGAAGATGAAATGCACCGTGCCGGAAAAATTCCGCGTCGCCGCAAGATGCCGGGCGGCACCCAGCAGCATCGCCGTATGGCCGTCATGACCGCAGGCATGCATCTTTCCGGGCACTGTCGATTTATAAGGCCGCTCCGCTACTTCAGGCATGGCCAGCGCATCCATATCGGCCCTGAGCCCGACCCTGCGCGTGCCGTTGCCGATCCGGAGCGTGCCGACGACACCGGTGCCGGCCAGCCCGCGATGCACGGCGACGCCGGCCTCTTCGAGAAGCCTCGCGACGATGCCGCCGGTGCGCTCTTCCTCGAAACCCAGTTCGGGATGGGCATGCAGATCACGGCGCAAGGATGTGAGGAACGGCAGATCGGCGCTGATCCGGGCAGGAATGCTCATGGGCCTGGATATCCTGTCATGCGA contains:
- a CDS encoding M20 aminoacylase family protein, coding for MSIPARISADLPFLTSLRRDLHAHPELGFEEERTGGIVARLLEEAGVAVHRGLAGTGVVGTLRIGNGTRRVGLRADMDALAMPEVAERPYKSTVPGKMHACGHDGHTAMLLGAARHLAATRNFSGTVHFIFQPAEEGRGGAKRMVEEGLFTLFPCDAVYGLHNMPGLAVDEIAVVEGPQLASSDSWRITFRGIGTHGAKPHLGRDPITAAGTFLASLQTIVGRVVDPLQPAVVSACFLQAGDPKALNVIPDIVEIGGTARAYSPDVRDQLEREIGRLASGTAAMYGISADYRFERRIPPVVNDGDATARALTAAGTVFGEKVRTNFPPSTAGDDFAFFAQKAPGCYVWLGNGPAVDGALHHNTAYDFNDEALGYGAAYWVALVERELKA
- a CDS encoding ABC transporter ATP-binding protein, with product MSDAYLQLDKLTLAYGDTVAVRDLDLAIGKGELVALLGPSGCGKTTTMRAIAGLLTPASGRIRLDGADITRISANKRAIGLVFQSYALFPHLTVYENVAFGLRLKGISGADLDARVGAGLKSVGLITFAGRKPAELSGGQQQRVALARSMVMEPKLLLLDEPLSNLDARLRLEMRAELQRVQKETGVTMIFVTHDQVEALALADRIVVMLNGAIEQIGTPEEIYNNPASAFVADFVGFENVFALKDDKLATPNGPTELSGPVPEAAGLAWRPRMVKLGSGPFQGTVRGTSFAGNSREYLLDTPLGPIKAEIDAGLPLHEIGNAIAFDLPVAGAASLKRFG
- a CDS encoding ABC transporter permease; the protein is MFQNRTEALALALPAAIFATLVFLLPVTILLSEGFRAGGAWTLSAYANFFSATLNRTVFLRTFRLGLEVTAVSAIIGYAAAFAIVNLPPKGKGRMIGLITLPLMISPVARTYAWIVILGRTGIVNQAITGLGLSAEPLRLLFTETAVFIGLLQLFLPLMILSLISALENMPKDAIPAARVLGANWFQVFWKVILPLTREGLVIGGTLVFTGSLTAYITPAVLGGSKVLMLETLMYQQVSVANDFVSASVIAFILIVMSFAANILLKRLATARSRR
- a CDS encoding nucleoside hydrolase, whose protein sequence is MGVWIDTDMGFDDIAAILVVVQSEFEIDGVSLVFGNAPLPQVRRNAAGAASAFGWTFPIHTGRAMPVLGKLETAQAILGTTGIPTSGKGLPEAPTLAESDAFTALCRWLERDGQHRILALGPLTNIAAVALARPDLTARISDLVWMGGAVTSGNHTASAEFNALADPEALAIVIAHGLPLRMVDLDLCRKVLARPEDAEPVRNAGGGNAELIGDMFSGYINIATSRGRPAMAIYDPCAAIAFVAPDIVGFRPARIDVELQGAFTRGRTVVETRATHATFNAHFAAEIDADKARAIILAALVYEARK
- a CDS encoding adenine deaminase C-terminal domain-containing protein, which produces MNATPRQEPADLYDPVLRARAVAAARGDAPFDVLITGGRLLDAVTGLIRHADIGLVGALIASVHAPASRADAVEIIDAAGSTLTPGLIDTHMHVESSMVTPAEYASAALPRGVTTIVWDPHEFGNVHGLDGMRWAIEAARALPLRTILLAPSCVPSAPGLELAGAVFDAAVVAEMLRSSVVGGVAEVMNMRGVIDGDPRMTNIVNAGLASGKLVCGHARGLEGAGLNAFMAAGITSDHELTSGADLAAKLAAGLTIELRGSHDHLLQEFVEVLNGLGHLPPTVTLCTDDVFPDELCQSGGLDDVIRRLVRYGMNPEWALRAATFNAAERLKRSDLGLIAAGRRADIVFFEDLEEFRAQLVISGGRIVARNGSMQVDVRHLDPAPLENSVKLPQLGENDFRIASRGERVRVATIDCPRFTQWGEAETEVRDGFVVPPAGSAMIAVAHRHGKADGAPRIGFLTGWGEWRGAFCTTVSHDSHNLTVFGGNTRDMALAANAVISAGGGMAVAKDGKIEALLPLPLSGLVTAASLKDTALSFANIRKTMEKIVDWKPPYRVFKACFGATLACNAGPHQTDRGIADVVTGKVLESPVLEVL
- a CDS encoding ABC transporter permease, producing the protein MTLRLFSPVVLLLLLIFLIGPFLIIIAASLSSGDTLAFPPQGLSLRWVMKVFTIESFRDSFAMSMFLAVFGTLAALVLGIPAAYALSRYRLPAAETVRTIVSLPIIVPGIIVGLALLRYLVVPFGFDITLALFFSHTALVLPYAVRVVSASLDNLRSDIEEAAVLLGSSRLGAFFRVVIPNIRGGILAAFILGFVTSFNQVPVSLFLSGPGVRTLPIDMLGYMETTYDPSIAALSALLAFLSIGIIFLAERFLGFSRYV